One stretch of Bremerella cremea DNA includes these proteins:
- a CDS encoding glycoside hydrolase family 15 protein codes for MSNKIAPGAPGIEPRWTTSAKEGIGTAYHTSSQVWYTVSHGIINEIYFPHVDSPNTRDLQFLITDGETFCHEERRDLHHTVERPEPDALLFRLTNTDRDGRYRLVKEVLGEPHSSVVLMHVRLEILDESLTDKLKLYALLAPHIKNTGEHNFAGCKHIGGYHLLCAERDNIHLALGCDCDFTKRSVGYVGTSDGWRDLMDNFQMDWQYHIARDGNVALMGEVDLSKGNEFTLGVGMGFSCQSAATQLLQSFVLPFDVSRQKFIDQWKRTIKPNGVSLDNPATKNLFRLSKCILQAHEDKTFLGASVASMSIPWGETQDDDNRGGYHLVWARDMVHTATALLACHEEESPLRALIWLSCVQAEDGGMPQNSEIDGEPYWHGVQLDEIAAPILLAWRLKQADALQEFDPWIVIRRAVRFLILNGPVTAQERWEENGGYSPSTLAATIAAVICAADFSEACDHDNSASFLREYADWLVANLEAWTVTTCGELVPDKPRHFVRITPEDTCPGSVDADPNTAMVDLKNGGGTHPARNVVDAGFLDLVRLGICAADDPLIVDSVAVVDAILKRDLPQGPCWRRYNHDGYGQYPDGRAFDGSGEGRSWPLLTGERGHYELAAGRDPVPLIQAIEGFANEGGMLTEQLWDADDLPDGSMKFGKPSGSAMPLCWAHAEYICLVRSAHDGVCFDRIEPVYQRYTINKTPSEYDIWTFAHQIQKLTAGKKLRIITERPAMVHWSQDDWQTRQDIQTNQNALDLYYVDLPLENHRAGTNIVFTLLWTDNDEWEGTDFHLTVS; via the coding sequence TTGAGTAACAAGATCGCGCCCGGCGCCCCTGGAATCGAGCCCCGTTGGACAACCAGTGCCAAAGAAGGCATCGGAACCGCCTACCACACCAGTTCACAAGTTTGGTACACGGTGAGTCACGGGATTATCAACGAAATCTATTTTCCCCATGTCGACTCGCCGAACACGCGAGACTTGCAGTTTCTAATCACCGACGGCGAAACGTTTTGTCATGAAGAGCGACGTGATCTTCATCATACGGTCGAACGCCCCGAGCCCGATGCGTTGCTGTTCCGGCTCACCAATACCGATCGGGATGGACGTTACCGCCTGGTCAAGGAAGTGCTGGGCGAACCTCACTCGTCGGTCGTGCTTATGCACGTTCGGCTAGAGATACTCGACGAATCGCTGACCGACAAGCTAAAGCTGTACGCGTTGCTGGCCCCGCATATTAAGAACACCGGCGAACATAATTTTGCCGGCTGTAAACACATCGGCGGTTACCATCTGCTGTGTGCCGAGCGGGATAACATTCACTTGGCGCTGGGTTGTGATTGCGATTTCACCAAACGCTCGGTTGGTTACGTCGGCACGAGCGACGGTTGGCGCGACCTGATGGATAACTTCCAAATGGATTGGCAATATCACATCGCCCGCGATGGCAACGTCGCGTTGATGGGAGAAGTCGATTTGTCGAAAGGGAACGAATTCACACTGGGCGTCGGTATGGGCTTCAGTTGCCAAAGCGCCGCGACGCAGTTGCTGCAATCATTCGTCTTACCCTTCGATGTTTCACGACAAAAGTTTATCGATCAGTGGAAACGGACGATTAAGCCCAACGGAGTGAGCCTCGATAATCCCGCCACCAAGAATCTGTTTCGCCTGAGCAAGTGCATCCTGCAAGCTCACGAGGACAAGACGTTCCTTGGTGCCAGTGTGGCTTCGATGAGTATTCCGTGGGGAGAAACCCAAGACGATGACAACCGAGGTGGTTATCACCTGGTTTGGGCGCGGGACATGGTTCATACGGCGACCGCGCTACTGGCTTGTCATGAAGAAGAGTCGCCACTGCGAGCGCTAATTTGGCTCTCGTGTGTCCAAGCTGAAGATGGAGGGATGCCCCAAAACAGCGAGATCGACGGCGAACCGTACTGGCACGGCGTGCAGCTTGACGAAATTGCCGCGCCGATTTTGTTGGCCTGGCGTTTGAAACAGGCCGATGCGTTGCAAGAGTTTGATCCTTGGATTGTGATCCGCCGAGCGGTTCGTTTCCTGATTCTCAATGGACCGGTTACCGCCCAGGAACGTTGGGAGGAAAACGGTGGCTACTCTCCTTCCACCCTGGCCGCGACAATCGCCGCCGTGATTTGCGCGGCGGATTTCTCGGAAGCCTGCGACCATGACAATTCGGCCTCGTTCCTGCGAGAGTATGCCGACTGGTTGGTCGCGAACTTGGAAGCATGGACGGTGACCACGTGTGGCGAACTGGTCCCAGACAAACCACGCCATTTCGTCCGCATCACGCCTGAAGACACGTGTCCTGGCTCGGTCGATGCCGATCCGAATACAGCAATGGTAGATCTCAAGAATGGAGGGGGAACGCATCCGGCCCGCAATGTGGTGGATGCTGGGTTCCTTGACCTGGTTCGCTTGGGCATTTGTGCCGCAGACGATCCGTTGATTGTCGATTCGGTGGCCGTTGTCGATGCGATCCTCAAGCGAGACTTGCCTCAAGGCCCCTGTTGGCGGCGATACAACCACGACGGCTATGGGCAATATCCCGACGGCAGAGCGTTTGATGGCTCAGGAGAAGGTCGTTCGTGGCCGCTATTGACCGGAGAACGGGGGCACTATGAACTGGCTGCCGGGCGCGACCCGGTTCCGTTGATCCAAGCCATCGAAGGTTTCGCCAACGAAGGAGGCATGCTTACGGAACAACTGTGGGATGCCGACGACCTGCCAGACGGCAGCATGAAGTTTGGCAAACCAAGTGGTTCGGCCATGCCCCTTTGCTGGGCTCATGCCGAATACATCTGCTTGGTGCGTAGTGCCCACGATGGCGTTTGCTTCGACCGGATCGAGCCCGTTTATCAGCGGTACACCATCAATAAGACACCCAGCGAATACGACATTTGGACGTTTGCCCATCAGATTCAGAAACTGACCGCAGGTAAAAAACTGCGGATCATTACCGAGCGGCCAGCGATGGTTCATTGGAGCCAAGACGACTGGCAAACTCGTCAGGACATACAAACGAACCAGAATGCCCTGGATCTGTACTACGTCGATCTGCCGCTGGAAAATCATCGCGCCGGCACCAACATCGTTTTCACGCTGCTATGGACCGACAACGATGAGTGGGAAGGAACCGACTTCCACCTGACGGTTTCGTAA
- a CDS encoding iron chelate uptake ABC transporter family permease subunit encodes MDTLYHLFVEPFVGNSYLLRAIFAGCLVAVSSGVIGCLIILRRMAFLGDAISHSMLAGVTGGYLLMKVLYGREAHFAAMILGALIAGFTTVMLVSFVSRVSRIKEDTAIGIMYTGIFAFGGALASLFSHYIHLDLFHFVMGDVLAVDAERLWMMAGVTAIVLFVIILWYRQLLLTAFDPIMAASIGLPVLLIHILMTTCTSLVVVSAVQIVGVILVVGLLITPAATAYLLTNRLSHMMILAVLFGISSVVCGVYISVWFNVATSSPIVLFSTFQFMMVLIFSPKFGLLSNWLRRRAAIPHTLSEDILGCMRRDPEHATSLATMIANVRTDGQSLRRSLQRMIANGWIQPLENDNFLLTEAGQLEARRLMRAHRIWEAYLARLGTPSDEIHDKADLLEHVNDEAAVDYLDDRLGHPITDPHGQEIPEDFLHLVPGEEIHASLLRKGHVAEVTHLAPLADAKLVIGDKLTAGPREDNEQTWTFDVNGQWKLSVDHDQADAITVRLIKTTTSSSKAER; translated from the coding sequence GTGGACACCCTTTATCACTTGTTCGTGGAACCCTTTGTAGGAAATAGCTACCTGCTGCGAGCGATTTTCGCTGGCTGTTTGGTGGCGGTCTCTTCCGGCGTGATTGGCTGTTTGATCATCCTTCGGCGGATGGCTTTTCTCGGGGACGCGATCTCGCATTCGATGCTGGCAGGCGTGACCGGTGGCTACTTGTTGATGAAAGTGCTGTACGGCCGCGAAGCGCATTTTGCCGCGATGATCTTGGGAGCCCTGATCGCTGGGTTTACGACGGTGATGCTCGTGAGCTTTGTTTCGCGTGTCTCCCGCATCAAAGAAGATACGGCCATCGGGATTATGTATACCGGTATCTTCGCTTTCGGCGGAGCCTTGGCCAGTTTGTTTTCGCACTATATCCATCTCGATTTGTTTCACTTCGTGATGGGGGACGTCTTGGCCGTCGATGCCGAGCGTTTATGGATGATGGCCGGTGTTACGGCGATTGTCTTGTTTGTGATCATCCTTTGGTATCGGCAATTGCTGCTTACCGCGTTCGATCCGATCATGGCCGCCTCAATTGGTCTACCGGTGCTCTTGATACACATTCTGATGACCACGTGTACCTCGTTGGTTGTTGTCAGTGCAGTGCAGATTGTCGGTGTGATCTTGGTGGTTGGCTTGTTGATTACGCCAGCAGCTACGGCCTATTTGCTGACCAATCGACTCAGCCACATGATGATCTTGGCTGTCCTGTTTGGAATTAGCAGCGTGGTTTGCGGGGTTTACATTTCGGTGTGGTTCAATGTGGCGACGAGCTCACCGATTGTGCTGTTCAGCACGTTTCAGTTCATGATGGTATTGATCTTCTCGCCGAAGTTTGGGCTGCTTTCCAATTGGCTTCGTCGCCGGGCTGCGATTCCGCATACCTTATCGGAAGACATCTTAGGTTGCATGCGTCGCGATCCCGAGCATGCGACTTCGCTGGCAACCATGATTGCGAATGTCCGGACAGATGGACAAAGCTTGCGGCGAAGTTTACAGCGGATGATCGCCAACGGTTGGATTCAACCGCTAGAGAACGACAACTTTCTGCTGACCGAAGCGGGGCAACTGGAAGCGCGACGTTTGATGCGTGCCCATCGTATTTGGGAAGCCTATCTGGCTCGTCTCGGAACGCCGAGCGACGAGATCCACGACAAAGCGGACCTGTTAGAACACGTCAACGACGAAGCAGCCGTCGATTACCTGGACGATAGGCTCGGACACCCGATTACCGATCCGCATGGGCAAGAAATTCCGGAAGACTTCTTGCACTTGGTGCCAGGGGAAGAAATCCATGCCAGTTTGCTGCGTAAAGGGCATGTGGCGGAAGTGACCCATCTTGCCCCCCTGGCCGATGCCAAGCTGGTGATCGGAGACAAGTTGACAGCGGGACCGCGCGAAGACAACGAGCAAACGTGGACCTTCGACGTCAACGGCCAGTGGAAACTGAGCGTCGACCACGATCAAGCGGACGCGATTACCGTCCGCCTGATAAAGACAACTACCTCGTCATCCAAAGCCGAACGTTAA
- a CDS encoding sulfatase family protein — protein MLLSRCRPHLGTWDTLCRTYCRFGCVGLIVLLFVLAGLFPLEAYAEDGKRAPNVVFILIDDMRYDAAACLGHPFLKTPHIDAMAKNGTNFTNAFVTTSLCSPSRASILTGQYMHKHHVVDNNNTDLSKLVFFPQYLQKAGYKTGFFGKWHMGGGTDDPRPGCDQWVSFRGQGHYYPPGPKWTLNVNGKSVPQKGYITDELTDYAIDWLDSLNKDDPFFLYLSHKAVHAQFHPAERHKDLYTDTKIEPPASQANTKENYEGKPMWVKNQRNSWHGVDFPYHSSLDIAEYYRDYCRCINAVDDSVGRVRQYLKDHDLDDNTVVMLMGDNGFLFGEHGLIDKRNAYEESMRVPLVIEGPGYFPQDKTETAVVANVDIGPTVLDLAGLDTPEQMDGMSFVKVANGQTPKDKWRKNLLYEYYWEWNFPHTPTMFALRGDRYKFIQYHGIWDTDELYDLENDPHEMHNLINEPGLQSTVRDMRNALNKELAERNAMQVPFGPKRGNGANLRRESGSEAAEFPESVIRQRDAKN, from the coding sequence ATGCTCCTGTCTCGTTGTCGGCCTCACTTGGGCACTTGGGATACCCTGTGCCGTACCTACTGCCGCTTTGGATGTGTCGGACTGATTGTTTTATTGTTCGTTCTGGCCGGATTATTTCCACTAGAAGCTTACGCCGAAGATGGTAAACGTGCGCCGAATGTTGTTTTCATTTTGATCGACGACATGCGGTACGATGCTGCAGCTTGCTTGGGGCATCCATTTCTGAAGACGCCTCACATCGATGCCATGGCGAAAAATGGCACCAATTTTACCAATGCTTTTGTGACCACATCGTTGTGCTCTCCGAGCCGGGCTTCGATTTTAACCGGTCAATACATGCACAAGCATCACGTGGTCGACAATAACAATACCGATCTTTCGAAGTTGGTGTTCTTCCCCCAGTATTTGCAAAAGGCTGGCTACAAGACGGGGTTCTTTGGTAAGTGGCACATGGGGGGCGGAACCGATGATCCTCGACCTGGGTGCGATCAGTGGGTTAGCTTCCGAGGTCAAGGACATTACTATCCGCCAGGGCCAAAGTGGACACTTAACGTCAACGGCAAATCGGTTCCGCAAAAAGGTTACATCACCGACGAACTTACCGACTACGCGATTGATTGGTTAGATTCCCTAAACAAAGATGATCCGTTCTTTCTCTATCTTTCGCACAAAGCGGTCCACGCTCAGTTTCACCCTGCCGAGCGCCATAAGGACTTGTATACCGACACCAAAATCGAACCCCCAGCTTCCCAAGCAAACACGAAGGAAAACTACGAAGGGAAGCCAATGTGGGTAAAAAACCAACGCAACAGCTGGCATGGGGTCGATTTCCCTTATCACTCGTCGCTTGACATTGCCGAGTACTATCGCGATTACTGCCGCTGCATTAACGCCGTCGACGACAGTGTCGGGCGGGTTCGTCAGTACCTGAAAGACCACGACCTCGATGACAACACCGTTGTCATGCTGATGGGGGACAATGGTTTTCTGTTTGGCGAACATGGACTGATCGATAAGCGGAACGCCTATGAAGAGTCGATGCGTGTGCCGTTAGTCATCGAGGGGCCGGGCTACTTTCCGCAAGACAAGACCGAAACCGCCGTAGTGGCCAATGTCGACATCGGACCCACTGTTCTCGACTTAGCTGGCTTAGACACGCCAGAGCAAATGGACGGGATGAGCTTTGTGAAGGTTGCCAACGGTCAGACCCCCAAAGATAAGTGGCGCAAGAATCTGCTGTACGAGTATTACTGGGAATGGAATTTCCCCCACACGCCCACCATGTTTGCTTTGCGAGGCGACCGGTACAAGTTCATTCAGTATCACGGCATCTGGGACACGGACGAACTTTACGACCTGGAAAACGATCCGCACGAGATGCACAACTTGATCAACGAGCCAGGCTTGCAAAGCACGGTGCGAGATATGCGAAACGCTTTAAACAAAGAATTAGCCGAGCGAAACGCGATGCAAGTTCCCTTTGGTCCCAAGCGGGGCAACGGAGCAAACCTCCGCCGCGAATCAGGCTCTGAGGCTGCCGAATTTCCAGAAAGCGTGATCCGTCAGCGAGACGCCAAGAACTAA
- a CDS encoding PDZ domain-containing protein, whose product MKSLRTLAVGLLSVAIIGMSAHLATAQNKDKPKGKDPASGNEAKATKHDDHAKKGKDQSETKQTTYLGVTVSPLHEGIFAHFRDDIEHRQGLMVQDVAAGSPAEKAGLKPKDILMTYGDQKLYSTSQLFALVREAKPDSKVMLGYKRDSKMQDTTATLAQHAMPVARMSDKSSKGKGDSTAAKKDQSQWESFDSLTINSLGDNRYQAQVSYLDKLGKVESLKFEGTRDEIRQDITSRSDLPQNERGHLLRALNMSSERIEFDAPRVFRTDDGRVIWEFSEPVFPF is encoded by the coding sequence ATGAAAAGTTTGCGAACATTGGCGGTTGGTTTGCTTAGTGTGGCAATTATTGGCATGTCCGCTCATCTGGCGACAGCGCAGAACAAGGACAAACCGAAGGGAAAAGATCCCGCAAGCGGAAACGAGGCGAAAGCAACCAAACACGACGACCATGCTAAGAAAGGAAAGGATCAGAGCGAAACGAAACAGACTACCTATCTCGGCGTAACGGTCAGCCCGCTACATGAAGGTATCTTCGCGCATTTCCGCGACGATATAGAACATCGCCAAGGTCTGATGGTTCAAGACGTTGCGGCTGGTTCTCCTGCCGAGAAAGCAGGGCTCAAGCCGAAAGATATCTTAATGACGTACGGCGATCAAAAACTGTATTCCACCAGCCAACTGTTCGCGCTCGTCCGCGAAGCGAAGCCTGATAGCAAGGTAATGCTTGGCTACAAACGCGATTCCAAAATGCAAGATACCACGGCAACCCTGGCCCAACATGCCATGCCGGTGGCCCGAATGTCTGATAAATCGAGCAAGGGAAAGGGAGACTCAACGGCAGCGAAGAAAGATCAATCGCAGTGGGAATCGTTCGATTCGCTCACAATCAACTCGCTAGGCGATAATCGTTACCAGGCACAGGTAAGCTATTTAGATAAATTAGGCAAAGTCGAGTCGCTCAAATTCGAGGGAACACGTGATGAGATTCGCCAGGATATCACAAGCCGGAGCGATCTTCCCCAAAATGAACGCGGGCATTTGCTACGAGCCTTGAATATGTCGAGCGAACGGATCGAATTCGACGCTCCACGCGTCTTCCGAACGGACGACGGTCGTGTCATTTGGGAATTCTCGGAGCCCGTGTTTCCCTTTTAG
- a CDS encoding APC family permease has product MSKTAGELRRELGIPGAVVTGLGSILGTGVFVSIGIAAGVAGNGVVAAVVAAAVVAICNGLSSAQLAANHPVSGGTYEYGYRWLSPTWGFLAGWMFLWAKSSSAATAALGFAGYLLLLGGSEQRYLLVPWALIGIGLLTVVTLLGIRRTAQVNATIVVMTCLSLIVFIGLGVGAQGKAGSPFSFIPRDVGWASFAQATGLMFVAYTGYGRIATLGEEVKDPRRTIPVAVIVTLLISMMLYAGVAFVGVRVVGAERFSELTQQKVAPLESIAAQMEISGLPLLMSVGAITAMLGVLLNLLLGLSRVVLAMGRRGDMPAGLAIVQTTTGVPWAATLLVAAIIAGIAAVGSVRLAWSFSAFTVLIYYAITNACALRLRPDERLYPVWIPVLGLISCLLLAFWVEREIWLAGISLLLLGLAWHWAAGQLSRPKLEPNDTH; this is encoded by the coding sequence ATGAGCAAAACTGCGGGAGAACTCCGTCGAGAATTAGGGATTCCCGGGGCTGTTGTCACAGGGCTAGGTTCCATTTTGGGGACAGGTGTCTTTGTTAGTATTGGCATTGCCGCAGGCGTCGCGGGAAACGGAGTGGTGGCCGCTGTTGTCGCGGCGGCGGTCGTGGCAATTTGCAATGGGCTAAGCAGTGCGCAACTGGCTGCCAACCATCCCGTTAGTGGTGGTACGTATGAGTACGGCTATCGTTGGCTCTCTCCTACGTGGGGGTTTTTGGCGGGATGGATGTTTCTGTGGGCTAAATCGTCTTCCGCAGCGACGGCCGCTTTGGGGTTTGCCGGCTATTTGCTCTTGCTAGGTGGAAGTGAGCAACGTTACCTGTTGGTTCCCTGGGCCTTAATAGGAATCGGCCTGTTGACGGTTGTCACGTTGCTAGGCATTCGGCGCACAGCCCAGGTCAACGCGACAATTGTGGTGATGACCTGTCTATCCCTGATCGTTTTCATTGGCTTGGGGGTAGGAGCCCAAGGGAAAGCTGGAAGCCCATTTTCATTCATCCCCCGTGATGTCGGCTGGGCTTCGTTTGCTCAAGCGACCGGCCTCATGTTTGTGGCTTACACCGGCTATGGGCGAATTGCCACGCTCGGCGAAGAAGTCAAAGACCCTCGCCGGACAATCCCCGTGGCGGTGATTGTTACCCTGTTGATTTCGATGATGCTGTACGCAGGCGTGGCGTTTGTGGGGGTACGCGTAGTCGGGGCCGAACGTTTCTCGGAATTAACTCAGCAGAAGGTCGCTCCCTTGGAATCGATCGCCGCGCAAATGGAGATATCCGGCTTACCGCTCCTAATGTCCGTCGGAGCGATCACCGCGATGCTTGGTGTCTTGTTGAATCTGCTGCTGGGCCTTTCGCGTGTCGTGCTGGCGATGGGGCGGCGAGGCGATATGCCAGCTGGGTTGGCGATCGTGCAGACAACAACCGGGGTTCCTTGGGCCGCGACGCTGTTGGTGGCAGCAATCATCGCGGGAATCGCGGCAGTCGGCAGCGTACGGCTAGCCTGGTCGTTCAGCGCGTTTACGGTGTTGATTTACTATGCGATCACCAACGCCTGCGCACTTCGGCTTCGCCCCGACGAACGCCTTTATCCGGTATGGATTCCGGTGTTGGGATTGATCTCTTGCTTGCTACTAGCCTTCTGGGTGGAACGCGAGATTTGGCTTGCTGGCATCTCGCTGCTGTTGTTGGGGCTTGCTTGGCACTGGGCAGCAGGCCAACTCAGTCGGCCAAAGTTAGAACCCAACGATACACATTAG
- a CDS encoding sulfatase family protein yields the protein MIRNLMIALAVICGIVAADRPLLAADQPNVVILLSDDQRWDDYSFQGHEAIKTPNIDRLASQSLVYQRGYVPTSLCRPSLASLFTGLYPHQNGITGNDPREDKRTNKGRSVLVKRFRQNPRLAEILGQHGYVSFQSGKWWEGNPKSGGFTQGMTHGDVTKGGRHGDVGLNIGRKTMEPVMKFIDESVAADKPFFLWYAPMMPHLPHNPPERLLEKYQAEGRPLAVAKYFAMCDWWDETCGQVLDHLAEKGVADNTIVIYLCDNGWTQLADMGGGAVGGPRGKRSVYDGGTRTPIMIRYPGHVTPAENTTALASSIDVVPTILAAAGIKTDEKFPGINLLDPEAVGKRQAIFGEIFAHDIPDYNHPEQGLFYRWVIDGEWKLIVPTGKDEEEFGPKEPVLFNLKSDPEEQHNVIEQHPEIAKQLHEKLDAWWSPKV from the coding sequence ATGATACGTAATCTGATGATCGCTTTGGCCGTGATTTGCGGCATCGTGGCCGCCGATCGCCCGCTGTTAGCCGCCGATCAACCAAATGTTGTGATCTTACTTTCCGACGATCAACGCTGGGATGATTACTCGTTCCAAGGGCACGAAGCGATCAAAACCCCTAACATCGATCGCCTGGCATCGCAGTCGTTGGTTTACCAGCGTGGCTACGTGCCGACATCGCTGTGCCGGCCATCGTTGGCGAGTTTGTTCACGGGGCTTTATCCGCACCAAAACGGCATCACCGGTAACGACCCTCGCGAAGATAAACGGACCAACAAAGGCCGCTCCGTGTTGGTCAAGCGATTCCGGCAAAACCCCCGCCTGGCGGAAATCTTAGGACAACATGGTTATGTCAGTTTTCAATCGGGCAAGTGGTGGGAAGGCAATCCCAAAAGTGGTGGTTTCACCCAGGGCATGACCCACGGCGATGTCACCAAGGGAGGTCGGCATGGCGATGTTGGCTTGAACATCGGTCGCAAGACGATGGAACCGGTGATGAAATTCATCGACGAAAGCGTAGCAGCCGACAAGCCGTTCTTTCTGTGGTATGCCCCTATGATGCCGCACTTGCCGCACAATCCACCGGAACGCTTGTTGGAAAAGTACCAAGCGGAAGGACGCCCTCTGGCGGTGGCCAAATACTTTGCCATGTGCGATTGGTGGGATGAAACTTGTGGGCAAGTGCTCGACCATTTGGCAGAGAAGGGGGTTGCCGACAATACGATCGTGATTTACTTGTGCGATAACGGTTGGACGCAACTTGCGGACATGGGAGGGGGCGCCGTCGGCGGACCGCGTGGCAAGCGTTCGGTCTACGATGGAGGAACGCGAACACCGATCATGATTCGCTACCCAGGCCACGTTACCCCTGCCGAGAACACCACTGCCCTAGCAAGCAGCATCGACGTGGTCCCAACCATCCTAGCGGCTGCGGGAATAAAAACCGACGAGAAATTCCCCGGGATCAATCTGCTCGATCCTGAAGCGGTTGGTAAGCGGCAAGCGATCTTCGGGGAGATCTTTGCCCACGATATTCCGGACTATAACCATCCGGAACAAGGGCTCTTCTATCGCTGGGTAATTGATGGCGAATGGAAGCTGATTGTGCCCACCGGCAAGGATGAAGAAGAGTTCGGTCCGAAGGAGCCAGTGCTCTTCAATCTGAAGTCAGACCCCGAGGAACAGCACAACGTGATCGAGCAGCATCCGGAAATCGCCAAGCAGCTTCATGAAAAGCTCGATGCTTGGTGGTCGCCCAAAGTTTAA
- a CDS encoding class I SAM-dependent methyltransferase: MSTNPAKKFYDRISHVYDLIADGGEHKARELGLSRLAVQEGETVLEIGYGTGNSVLELAKSVGPSGQVLGIDISKGMQNVARKKVKEAGFKDTVSLLIGAVPPLPFEDDSFDVVTMSFTLELFPLDTIPTVLAECRRVLKPGGRLGVVSMATVEEGDKSSSLEKTYVWMHTHFPHIVDCQPIPLEKFVQKAGFKPDKQERIDLFTMPVAVIVAS, translated from the coding sequence ATGTCGACCAACCCAGCCAAGAAGTTTTACGATCGCATCAGTCATGTCTACGACTTGATCGCCGATGGTGGTGAACACAAAGCCCGGGAACTAGGACTGAGCAGGCTCGCTGTCCAAGAAGGGGAAACGGTGCTGGAAATTGGCTACGGTACCGGTAACTCGGTGCTGGAACTTGCCAAAAGCGTCGGTCCTTCCGGTCAGGTGCTTGGTATCGATATCTCAAAGGGGATGCAGAACGTTGCTCGTAAGAAAGTCAAGGAAGCTGGCTTCAAAGATACCGTTTCTTTGCTAATCGGGGCGGTCCCCCCTCTGCCGTTCGAGGACGACTCGTTTGATGTCGTGACCATGAGTTTCACCTTGGAACTGTTTCCATTAGATACCATTCCCACCGTGCTGGCCGAGTGCCGCCGCGTCCTGAAACCAGGCGGACGCCTAGGCGTGGTCAGCATGGCCACCGTCGAAGAGGGGGACAAGTCGAGCAGCCTCGAAAAGACCTATGTCTGGATGCACACGCATTTTCCGCACATTGTCGATTGCCAGCCGATTCCGCTGGAAAAGTTTGTCCAGAAAGCAGGCTTCAAGCCCGATAAGCAGGAACGGATCGATCTGTTTACGATGCCGGTAGCAGTCATCGTTGCGTCTTGA
- a CDS encoding ROK family protein, with protein sequence MIILSIDVGGSNVKFLLSNSEEKRKFASGPELTGQQMVDQVKQNTADWKFDAISIGIPAPVIHGKVIHDPHNLGSGWSGFDFSDAFGLPTKVVNDAAMQALGDYKGGRMLFLGLGTGLGSAMIVEGVLQPMELAHLPFKKGKTFEEYVGQQGRERLGKKRWRLEVIEAITMLTAALEPEYVVLGGGNAKLMDELPENVTVCANGNAFLGGFRMWDEASPIKI encoded by the coding sequence ATGATCATCCTTTCAATAGACGTGGGGGGAAGTAACGTCAAATTTCTCCTCTCCAATTCTGAAGAGAAACGCAAGTTCGCCTCAGGCCCGGAATTAACTGGGCAGCAAATGGTTGACCAAGTCAAACAGAACACCGCCGATTGGAAATTCGATGCCATCTCGATTGGTATTCCTGCCCCGGTGATCCATGGCAAAGTCATTCACGATCCCCATAACCTCGGCAGCGGCTGGTCCGGCTTCGATTTCTCGGATGCTTTCGGCCTGCCGACAAAGGTGGTCAACGATGCCGCCATGCAGGCCCTAGGCGACTACAAAGGAGGCCGAATGTTGTTTCTGGGCCTCGGCACGGGGCTTGGTTCGGCCATGATCGTGGAAGGCGTTTTGCAGCCGATGGAGCTTGCTCACCTGCCGTTCAAAAAGGGAAAGACCTTCGAGGAATATGTCGGCCAACAAGGGCGGGAACGGCTGGGCAAGAAACGGTGGCGTCTGGAAGTCATCGAAGCCATCACCATGCTGACGGCTGCACTCGAACCAGAGTACGTTGTTTTGGGGGGCGGCAATGCCAAGTTGATGGACGAACTGCCCGAAAACGTCACCGTTTGCGCGAACGGTAACGCTTTCTTAGGTGGTTTCCGCATGTGGGACGAAGCGTCGCCAATCAAGATTTAG